The DNA region TGGCTGAATGGAGTGGAAGCCAGGGCTGGCTCCTACCTCTAGGGGCGAGTGGAGCAGGCAGAGGGGGTGGAGAGGGCCGGACCCGGAGGGCAGGGTGCTAGGGCCCTGGGAACACGGGGCTCATGGGAGGACTAGAGGGCCAAACTTGTGAATCCATCTCAGTGCTTGGCATGATTGGTCCCTAAGACCTAGGCAGGGCTGGaatgaaagggaagaggagaggccagCTGCTCATTAACACAATTAGGCGAGTAATTGGGCTCCATGAAATCAGACCAAAGCCTGACTGCTCACAACTGGGTAGCCTGCCTCCCAAGTAATGCTTCCTGTAGGGTGGGGAGACTGAGACAGACCTCTGCCTCTCCGTCTGGACCCAGGAGGGACTGAAAATCCCCTTTTCCACTAATCTGGCCCCACCCCACGCTTTCCTCCAGGGACACAAGTCTCCAGGAGAATAGTTCTCAACAAGGAGAGGCAACTTTGTCCcctggggacatttggcaatgtctagagacaaccttattggagaaggaaatggcaacccactccagtgttcttgcctggagaatcccagggatgggggagcctggtgggctgctgtctatggggtcgcacagagttgaacacgactgaagcaacttagcagcagcagcagcagcagagacaacctTGTCCCACCTTGGAGGATGTTGCTCCTGGCATCCAGCGGGTAGAGGCGAGAGGGGCTCCTGGCCATCCTGCAAggcacaggacagccccacagCAAAGAACTCTCCAGCTTATAGCAGTAGTGCTAGGTTGAGACTCTCTGCCTTCACTGTGTAAGTAAACATTCCCCATTCGCTTTTAGCCACAACGTCCCCCAGAGGACGCATGCATCAGAGGTGGAGGAACTTAGAGGTATATGCAGGCTCTTGATGTCAGAAGAGGTTGTTGTGTCTGAGCTGTGATAGGTTGTGTGTGCGTGATGGCTCAGCCATGTCATACTCTTtcgcgaccctgtgaactgcaacccaccaggctcctctgtctatgggattctccaggcaagaatactggagtgggttgccatttcctcctccaggggatattcctgacccagggatcaaacccgtgtctcttgcgtctcctgtgttggcaggagaTTCtataccattgcaccacctgggctGAGAGGGTCACAAAACAACCCTACCAGCTACTGATGTCTGAGCTGTTCTAGGTACAGAGAAATGCGGTTAGCACCTTACCTTGTTGTAACCTATGAGGTTAGCAGTGTCAGCCTCATTTTACAACTTGAGAATGAACAAGCTCAGTTCAGGGAAGTGATTTaaatgcccaaggtcacacatctgGTAAGAGGCAGAGACCAGACCTGGTCAGTGCCTGCCCGACGGCAAAGCACTTGGACAATTACACAGTGGCTGGGACACCAGGGGAGCGCTACTGTTTTATTTAGCAAGAGTTGTGTCCACCACCCACCTGGAGTGGTCTAAGCAGGGGCGTCACAGAGCAGGGTTCCTCACCTGTACTGAGGTGAGAGAATTGAAGGTCTCAAGAGGGTCAGGAGCCAGCCCAAGGGGGCTCCTTATAGAAAGGGGGACCCCCATCCTGGTCCCCAGGGGTGCCAAGCAAGGTGCCCTCAGCTAAGTTCTCTGATAGTTGGGGAAGAGGATGGGAACAGGAAGAAAGAGTGAGGAGAGGAGGTTCCCACTGCCCAGATCGGGATTCCATGAAGgctggaagacccctggagacCATGGTGCCCTGGTCCTTCCTTCTACAGACGAGAAAACTGCATCAGAGTCTTGGTGACTTGAGTGAGTCTgctcagggaaggaaggaggaaggccaTCGGGAGAGGGGCATAGGCGATCCCGGCCACGCCCCCTTCACTTGACGGAGTAGCGCTGGCTGGTGGCCTCATGGTGGCAGCCATAAGGGGTCACAGAGGCACAACCGCACCCCATATTCATCTCCTTCCGGAACTCGCAGGCCTGTGAGATGAGGGATGGATAGGAAGGGTTAACTAAGCTGCCCAGCCCTCAGCtctccccatggactgcggcctccTCAACAACTCAGGTTCTCAGAGCTCCTCTTCCCGCAAAAACAGGAAGGATAATGAACCAGACTAATttgctgagcacttactatgtgccagggcttcctggtggcccagaggttaaggcgtctgcctacaatgagggagacataggtttgatccctgggttgggaagattccctggagaaggaaatggcaacccactccagtattcttgcctggagaatcccatagatagaggagcctggtgggctacagtccaggggggtcgcaaagagtcggacacaactgagtaacttcacttcacttactatgaGCCAAGCACCTAAGCGGTTTACATGTGTAAGCTCATTTTACCCCCCAACAACCCTTTGAGATGGATACTATCAATATCCTTCTCATTTTATCCAGGACTCAATTACCTCATCAGTAGAATAAGAGACAATAATATTGCTTGTATCATAGGGTTGCTGTGAGCTAAAATATGTACAATACCTGGCACAGAATAAGTGCTATTTAAGTGTCAGTTATTACTTATTGAGTAATACAGAacacagagaggctgagtaacttGCAGAAGGTCACACAGTTGTaatgacagagccaggattcaaaaccCAAGTTATAATGTAATTCCATGAAGCTGACTCTTCACTGCCTAGAGCTGAATGTAGTGCCTCCGTGGGCTGGTCAGCCTGCAGCGTTCCCCTGCCTCTTTCAGTGGCCCCATCCCCCCATCCCAGCCCAATCGATGTTTCCTCTCAGCCACCCAGACTGCGGTCCCTTTCCCCCCTCATCCCTCCCTAAGCGTGGTAAGCCGTCATTTTCCCCTGAAGCCCCTGTCCTTCTGGGGCACCAGGGCCAGTCCCACTGGCCTCAGGGACCCACACATTTGGACCACAGCTTCACTCACCTTTTTGATACCATACAGCAGGCTGACAATTGCTGCCACCAAAGAGAGAGTGATCAACACGATGGCCCAGTCGGGGACAGAGCCCTTCTCTTGTGGCTTCGGGCCTGAGGACCAGAGAGGGGCTGTGACCGAGGCAGGTGAGACTTCAATCCCCCGACTCCCCACTGCCCTCTGTAACTTTGCACCTTTCCTTCTGTGACTCTGATGTCTACATGACTCTGAGACCACGTTGCTCGGTGTCTTGTCATCTTGGGAATAGAATCTCAGTGGAGGGGGTTTCAAAGGGCTTCACTCCAAACCGCACTCACTTCTTCCCTAACACCTGTGGACGTGTCTGTCAGTCTCTGAAGTCCTCACTGACATCCACGCCTCTCCGTCTTTCTGAACCGTCCTCCATATCCCAGGCTGTTGTTGGGCCTCTCTCATCTGCCATGCCTCTGCACTCTGACAGCCCCCCGGTCCCTCATCTTATTCAGAGGctgcccctctgccctcctcacCACCCCATCCTGACTCTGATCTTTAAGGGGAGCCAGAGCCAGTCCTCTTGTTTTCCCTTTGCTCGATTCCTGCCTTCAGACTGCCTGGTGGGGAGACTTGGATTgagtgggagggaggaaggagacagagggaggaggaagacaggATCTCGGGAGGGGATACTTGTTGCCCTGCAAAGACAGGTTGGGCCACAAGGAATATATTCGAAAACCTTTCAAGGAAGTGATCAGGTAACAGCCATTCAGCTTCTGGTGTTACCAGAGGCTTGAGGGGCACTGAAACCCTTTGAAGAACTAGAGACGTTCTTAGGTGTACTCAAAACACAGTAGAAAGCAGGCCTGAAGCCTGTCcctacaatggcaacccactccagtattcttgcctggagaattccatggacagaggagcctggtgggccccaggcaatggggttgcaaagagtcggacacgactgaacaatgaacactttcacattttcacaCTCCTCTCCAGGAGCTGGCGTGCCTGCCAGTCAGTGACCCAATGCAAACAAGGGCCCCTTACTGGTCGGGATGCTGAGCCCAGAGGAAGCAGTGGCTCCTCCAGCTGTGGTGGCTGCAGAACCGCCTGAGACAGCCCCACCTGGTGTGGAAGCCCCAGGCAAGGGTAAAGCAGTTCCAAGGGCTGTTGTTGGGGAGACAGATCCTAGAAGGGCAGAGGGGAAAACAGGTGGATATCTGAGCAGGAACAGAAGCAGAAATTCCATCCAGTGCCCTCTCAATTGAAATCCTGGCAAGTGTTtggtaaatgaaaataaaaggactGAGAAAAGCTAAGACAGTCTTAAAAACAGAAGTGGAAGGCTTATACTACCAGACCTTAAGACTGGCTGCAAAGCTGCAGACACTAACGACTGTGGCCCTGGAATAAGAACAGAcagaagagcccagaaatagactaggtcagtttacatttcaatggtggggagagaaggagagtCTTTGAAATGAGTGGTTCCAGGGCAACTGGTTATCTGTAAGAGGAGAAAAGGGATATTGACCCCTCCCTCACTCCATACACAGAAATTAATCTGAGATATGTCATAGGCTTAAATTTGAAAGCTAAGATTCTTAGATTCAAAGATTCTAAATTTGAAAGTAAAGTTTCTGGAAGAAGGCATCAGAGAATATTTTCATGACCTTGAAGTAGGCAAGAAAATGTCTTAGGCAGGATATAAAAACActaattacaagagaaaaagttGTTAAGTTGAAAAGCAGAAGGGGGGCCTTTGTATAGCCACCAAAGCCAGGACTGCTTCAGTGAGGCTCTGGGAGCTAACGATTTATTCGTGGCTGAGCACAGGAAGCCCCCACCCAGAGCTGCAGGCAAAGCCAAAGAGCTCTTCAGAGATGGACTGAGCAACAGAAGTGTCACCTGGCAACGCTGATGCTGCTCCTGATGGGCTGCCAGGAATGGTTGGAGTTAAAGTCTGAGGATTACTGGGCAAAGCCCCAGGTGTTGAAGAAACTGTAGAGAAACTCACAGAGACAGTGGGGTGACTAGCAGAGACAGTGGGGAGACCTGCAGAGATAGTAGGTAGACCTGCAGAGACCGTGGGGAGACCAGCAGAGACAGTGGGGAGACCTGCAGAGACATCCCCAGAGACAGTGGGGAGACCAGCAGAGACATCCCCAGAGACAGTGAGGGGACCAGCAGAGACAGTGGGGGGACCAGCAGAGACAGTGGAGAGACCAGCAGAGACAGTAGGTAGACCAGCAGAGACATCCCCAGAGACAGTGGGGAGACCAGCAGAGACATCCCCAGAGACAGTGGGGAGACCAGCAGAGACATCCCCAGAGACAGAGGGGAGACCAGCAGAGACAGTGGAGAGACCAGCAGAGACACTGGGGAGACCTGCAGAGACAGTAGGGGGACCAGCAGAGACATCCCCAGAGACAGTAGGGAGACCAGCAGAGACATCCCCAGAGACAGTGGGGGGACCAGCAGAGACATCCCCAGAGACAGTGGGGAGACCAGCAGAGACAGTGGGGAGACCTGCAGAGACAGTAGGGGGACCAGCAGAGACATCCCCAGAGGCAGCGGGGAGACCAGCAGAGACAGTGGGGAGACCAGCAGAGACAGTGGGGAGACCAGCAGAGACAGTGGGGAGACCTGCAGAGACAGTGGGGAGACCAGCAGAGACATCCCCAGAGATGGGGAGACCTGCATCGATGGTAGGGAGACCAGCAGAGACGGTGGGGAGACCTCCAGAGTTAGCTGTCCCCGATGGGATCAGCTGAGCTGTTCgcagaagaaaaatgagaagatgGAGTTAGAAGAGCTGGCCCTCTCCCTGGATCTCGTCCACATCTGGCCCCTACACCCACCGTGCTCACCGTAGCCAGCGACGGCCTGCAGGCCCAGGAGCAGCACCAGTGCAGCAGCCATAGTGCCCGCTGAGATGCGCTTCCAGGACCATCTCCCTGGCTCTTTAAAGGCTTTAAGGCCCTATTAGGAGGCTCAGGAGAGCCAGGTGTGCCAGGGCCTCCATCAACACCAGGATCTTCATTCCCAGGGAGAGGCCACCCAGCTGTCCCCAGGGGGATTAACCTGTCCCAGCTTGATTCCAGGAAGCACTGGGCGAGGGGGAGAATGAGTAAGAGCCTGAGGATTCTCCTTCCAGGCTCTCAGGCTCTTTCTGGGTTCAGGATCTAACCCCCAGGTCAGAGTCAGTCCCTATTCCAGACCTTCTCTGAAGCAGaaagacccaggtctcctatcCCAAGGTCCTTGTGCTCCTAGAAATATGACCACGGGGAGGTGAGGTGTATGCGTCCCCTGGGGATGCAGTGGGTGGAGAATGACTGACACAGCCCGGGGACCTCATCTGACTCTTAGGAGAgaccagggcagggcaggagggtgaaCACCTGAACCATCCCTCCTTCACAGTGGCTGCAGCCCACAGAACTTTCCATTCCTTTGGCAGAGAAGGGGTAATGAGAGGAGAGGGGCACCAGGCAAGACAACCATCTGTTCAGGGGCAGTGGGATGAGCAAGTTCAGAATCCAGCTCTGAACCCACTGCGCTGGAATCTACCACTTTCAAGCTGTGCACTCTCAGGCGAGTCATGTGACCTATCAAAGTCTTCACCCCTAAAACTGGGAGAAGGCAGTACCTACTTCACAGGGCCATAATAAGGATTAAAGGAAATAATGTTTCTAAggtgcccagcacacagcagcCTCAGCTATGATGACATGGAAAGATGAGCACCCGATGGGAAAGACAGAGGCAGGCTCCCTTAGGACTCAGATCCCCCAAAGCGCCTGAGTTCCTGCTTCCTCCCCGCTGCTCCTGCTTCCTATGTCTGCTGAGCCTTTTGTCCATGAATTCCTCCCACTCTGGGCTTCCTGCGTCCAATACACGTCTGAGAGCTCCTGGGTTGCTCGTATATGTATACCATATACATTTATGGTATAGACagtgtctctctccatctctccatcaTACTGGTCCTGCTTTTGGCTTTTCTCCCTGACTCTGCCCTGTACCCTCTCTGTCTCCATCCGTCTGCTCAGGGGCCCACTGGTTtggggggaaagggagagaagatgcATAGGGAGGCAACTAAGATGATAAAAGGGCATGTGCCCTTGTGTATTCTAGAGGGTTTACACGACTACTTTGTCAATCTGTTGAGCTTATCCCTGTGTCTGGCATAATGACAGCCTGGTCTATCTCTAACCTCTCTGCTACTGACTTACTATGTGACCTTAATAAGTCatttaccctctctgagccttagtttcctatcttttaaagaaagagggtaggacctggtggtccagaggctagaaccacactcccaaggcagggggagtgtttgatccctagtcaggggactagatccccatatgcctcaactaagactcggtgcagtcaaataaaataaataaataagaaagaaagaaggtaaaCTAGACAGATTCCAAATTCCCTCTACATCCTGTCCTTGTGTTTGCCATTCTGAGTGATTTGGGAAAGGGCTTTGGCTGGGAGGGTGAAGGGATTTCTTTTGCGTGAGCGCTCAAGGCAGGACGTGGTGGGGATATTTGATGAAACTGCATCTCCGCCCAAGTTGCTAGGATATGTTAGACTaaaacaaaatattcaaagaTGAAAGTTCCCCCTCACCCAGAAAGTCACTGCAGCTGAGAGAGcaggacatgggtttggggagAACTCGGTGTAATCTACCCCTCCCTTTCAGGCCCACATTCCTGAGCCCTTGGGTGGCATGGCTGATAGAAATTAATCGCAGTTAATAATTAATCCCTAAAGAGCAATGAGAGGCCCAGGCGTGGGTGGGGCCCAGACACCAGCATGAATGGACGCCTCCCCAACTTCCCTCCCTGGGGCACCCACTCCCTCTCAAGCTTTGAGACGTGGGGGAGAAGTGGGACACAGGATTGAGGAAAGGGGACCACCCTCCCTTTCCCCAACAGCCCAGTGAATGGCCCTCTCCCGGTCCTCAGAGCCTTATTGAGAGAACTGGAAAATCCAGTTGCCCAGCCCCCCTCCCATCACCCCACACGCACCATTGCTCAGGACTGAGCGGGGAGCAGGAAGGCAGGCCCAGTGAGCAGAGGCCAGCGGGCCTTCAGACATCTCTTCCAGCATCTGAGAAGCAAGGAGGTAGAGCCGCAATgggggctgggctgccccttgTCCTCCTCCTGACCCTCGTCAGCATTTCACAGGGGGCAGgtgagtctggagggctacacaCCTGGTCCCCAAGACGAGAAGGAGGTGAGAGAGACATGGAGGCGCCCTAGTCCTGAGGTCCTGAGGGCTCAGGGCTGAACTGCAGCAAGGAGGTCTGGAAGGGACGAAAGACCTCGGGTTGGGGTAGGGCAGGAGGGGCGCCCACACCCCTGAGGGAGCCTGTTCCCGGCAGCTGGGTCCTCAGCTGTGCATCTGGATCCCTAGGGCCGGGAATGACTTTGCATCTGAAGTTGAAGTACTCCCTTCCGGCAAATTCCTCCTACGATTCCAGCTTCCTGGACTTTCTCCAGAAGGTAGTCCTTTGGGAGGGAAACAGGGGGCTGTGTGAACTTGGAGTGCGTTTCTGCATTGGTCTGGGCAGCTGGCCGCCCCCAGGTGTGAGTGAGAGCCATCTTACACCTCGCCCTCTGGCCCTTTGTCTccctcagttctgtctcctcctccacctccccttGGGGACCAACGTCACCCTGCATCAAGCAGGGTCCTCACAGCACGCCACCTGCAGAGTCTGAGAGGAGTTGAAGCCTGTGCCCTTCTTGGCTGGGGCATCCAGTCCCCGGGGAGCAGGCACCATCCCTACCCTGTCTTCCAGCAGGCCCTCACCCGGCTCAGTGGCAGTAAATATGCTGAATTCAGTGACCTGACTTTGTGGGTTCATGCGCGGAGGGGCTGGCAGGAAAAGGGAACTGGGTACTCAAGTCTCTGACTCCCTTGCGCAGCAGAGGGTTTCCCCGGTGGATGTGCTGTCTCCTAACACCATGCCAAAGGCCTActtggggacacacacacacacacacttcaagtTGAGTTTGTCAGAGCACCTGGGAATAAAGGAAAGGAACCTTTACTGAATTCCTGCTTTGTTCCAGGCAAGAGGCTTTCCCATGTAGCTTAATAGATctcattatcccattttacaggtgaggaaatcgAGGCTTGAGAGGGTAAGTCACTTGAGGTCCATTAACAATGGAGACGTCTGACACCAGACAAATGCCTTGGCTTAAGcaagattttcatttcttcttcctttgctttAGCTTTGGGGCTGGGGGCTCAGGAACCTCAGGCAGGGATGTGGGCAGAACATGCCCAGGGATCCCCACAGGTCAGTCAGGGtagcaggtggggtgggggaccgTTGATGTGAGAGATGAGGGGTTCAGCTTGTGAGAGGATGGCCAGCCTGGCAGAACAGGCGGGGAAATAGCACGGGTGCCTATGGGAACGTGTAATCCCACAGGCCTACGCTTTTGTCCTAGATGACTTTCTTATTCTCctagaacttctttttttttttcctgctctgggtattagttgaggcatgtgggatctagttctctgggcagggatcaaacccaggccccagaTTAGAAGCTCGAAGTCTGGTGcttgcttcggcagcacatatactaaaattggaacgatgcagagaagattagcatggcccccgtgcgatgacatgcaaatttgtgaagcattccttatttttaattcatgttgaggtttgacagaaaacaacaaaattatgtaaagcaattattcttcaataaaaaagaaaaagattttaagagCCATTAGAAAAAAGAAGCTCAAAGTCTATTaagtctggaccaccagggaagtcccagtctctACTGCTTTACCagcaaaatgaggataatggtAGTACCTGCTTCCTTGGATTGTCCTGAAGATTCCATGGATAAGCTACCGAGGACACTTGCCATGGTACCTGTCAGATAAGTGGGTCTGGGTGGTAGGAACTTTTATTAGGGTGGAAACCTGGCCCCAGTATAAAAGTCTTAgtcccccagggatcttccttctcctgcttttttttttttggctgcacgaCATGCAGGAGCCCAGTTCCCAgatcagatcagggatcaaacctggtccgcttgcagtggaaacacagagtcccaaccactgaagcaccagggaagtcccacctccTGCAGTTCTTAAGGCAGGCACTCATCTTACTCCACACTCAAGATGCTCTTGACTTCTTACTGGCTGACTTGAAATGCAAGCATGCAGCCCAGACTTGACCATGAAGGGCTACTGGTATGATTACTTCCTGCTCTCCACAGTACCTGTCCTACCAACCCGCTCCTGCCCCGCACAGCATCACCACATGAAACCAGAGACTGACTCCTTTGGAACAAGGGAAAGGTAACAGTTCCAAATGGAGTATCCCTGAAGATATGAAAgcataacaaaacaaaatttccatCGTTTCCTTGACAACTGTCCTGGAACTActacccctggaggaggagaggtaGCTGGGGGCTCTGTAGGACCCCAATATTTCATGACTGACCCCTAGGCTTCACCAGTGGGCAGGTGGGTCAGGTGACTAGCCCCCAAACAAGTTGAGGGATTGAATGTCTGGATCTCCAAAAGGATGGAGGAGCAGACAGTGCACTGTTTttgctgtttaattttttatttattttacatgtgtGTTTTTCTGACTCTCTCTGATAGAATCAAAGTGGAAAAagaagtgtagtcactcagtcatgtcagactctttgcaacccatggactttagctcaccagggctcctctgtgcatggaattctctaggcaagaatactggagtgggt from Ovis canadensis isolate MfBH-ARS-UI-01 breed Bighorn chromosome 20, ARS-UI_OviCan_v2, whole genome shotgun sequence includes:
- the LOC138425155 gene encoding putative uncharacterized protein FLJ44672, producing the protein MAAALVLLLGLQAVAGYGEHAQLIPSGTANSGGLPTVSAGLPTIDAGLPISGDVSAGLPTVSAGLPTVSAGLPTVSAGLPTVSAGLPAASGDVSAGPPTVSAGLPTVSAGLPTVSGDVSAGPPTVSGDVSAGLPTVSGDVSAGPPTVSAGLPSVSAGLSTVSAGLPSVSGDVSAGLPTVSGDVSAGLPTVSGDVSAGLPTVSAGLSTVSAGPPTVSAGPLTVSGDVSAGLPTVSGDVSAGLPTVSAGLPTVSAGLPTISAGLPTVSASHPTVSVSFSTVSSTPGALPSNPQTLTPTIPGSPSGAASALPGPKPQEKGSVPDWAIVLITLSLVAAIVSLLYGIKKACEFRKEMNMGCGCASVTPYGCHHEATSQRYSVK
- the SFTA2 gene encoding surfactant-associated protein 2 codes for the protein MGAGLPLVLLLTLVSISQGAGPGMTLHLKLKYSLPANSSYDSSFLDFLQKFCLLLHLPLGTNVTLHQAGSSQHATCRV